In Eucalyptus grandis isolate ANBG69807.140 chromosome 4, ASM1654582v1, whole genome shotgun sequence, the following proteins share a genomic window:
- the LOC104443269 gene encoding 2-alkenal reductase (NADP(+)-dependent) isoform X1 produces MEKRGAMVSNKQMALSDYVSCYPTVDDMEVRREEMKLEVPRGSKAVVVKNLYLSCDTYMRLLRNRTADELLKPYTPGSIHSQVSSLVHLYAHPIHRAHRMAWIPVMLT; encoded by the exons atggagaaGCGTGGTGCGATGGTAAGCAACAAGCAAATGGCGCTGAGTGACTACGTGAGCTGTTATCCCACAGTGGACGACATGGAGGTGAGGAGGGAAGAGATGAAGCTGGAGGTTCCTCGAGGGTCGAAAGCGGTGGTGGTGAAGAATCTCTACTTGTCCTGCGACACCTACATGCGCCTCCTCAGGAACCGAACTGCCGACGAATTGCTCAAGCCTTACACTCCCGGCTCC ATCCATTCACAGGTGAGCAGTCTGGTGCATCTATATGCGCATCCAATTCATCGTGCCCATAGGATGGCATGGATACCCGTGATGCTCACGTGA
- the LOC104443269 gene encoding 2-alkenal reductase (NADP(+)-dependent) isoform X3, whose product MEKRGAMVSNKQMALSDYVSCYPTVDDMEVRREEMKLEVPRGSKAVVVKNLYLSCDTYMRLLRNRTADELLKPYTPGSVSSLVHLYAHPIHRAHRMAWIPVMLT is encoded by the exons atggagaaGCGTGGTGCGATGGTAAGCAACAAGCAAATGGCGCTGAGTGACTACGTGAGCTGTTATCCCACAGTGGACGACATGGAGGTGAGGAGGGAAGAGATGAAGCTGGAGGTTCCTCGAGGGTCGAAAGCGGTGGTGGTGAAGAATCTCTACTTGTCCTGCGACACCTACATGCGCCTCCTCAGGAACCGAACTGCCGACGAATTGCTCAAGCCTTACACTCCCGGCTCC GTGAGCAGTCTGGTGCATCTATATGCGCATCCAATTCATCGTGCCCATAGGATGGCATGGATACCCGTGATGCTCACGTGA
- the LOC104442274 gene encoding zinc finger protein ZAT9, with protein sequence MERHKCKLCSKSFYNGRALGGHMRSHLVNLPLPLKPGEEEEREPPVQLRGAETPRGRSGSSPPSSSSSPEEEEEEGEGDEEAGKLQAQGYGLRENPKKSIRLADPEFAIDAGSVVLQDRESETESSKNLAGRRFKSSATEATTQRRFSLEEDHRCRKKMRRMPSKAESASSISDETTEEDLALCLMMLSRGKWRREKSHRGRENVDDWVEEEDEDDDDQEDGKEEEDEEESEESEGLAVKALRNQNRGNFRCETCGRTFRSYQALGGHRASHKKSKLGDPAAAENVGENANPGSSKVHECPFCFRVFASGQALGGHKRSHAINSTAAAAAAAAARAVKKTSHHHHDVKSRATAWIDLNLPAPVDEDEDDQLSQVEHSALSEADS encoded by the coding sequence ATGGAGAGACACAAGTGCAAGCTCTGCTCCAAGAGCTTCTACAATGGAAGAGCGCTGGGCGGTCACATGAGGTCCCACCTGGTGaacctccccctccccctcaaGCCTGGGGAGGAGGAAGAGCGAGAACCGCCGGTTCAGCTCAGGGGAGCCGAGACGCCGCGCGGCCGGTCGGGTTCTTCGCCTCCCTCCTCGTCTTCTTctccggaggaggaggaagaagaaggggagggaGACGAGGAGGCCGGGAAGCTTCAAGCTCAAGGGTACGGCCTGCGGGAGAACCCGAAGAAGAGCATTCGGCTGGCCGATCCGGAATTTGCGATCGACGCCGGGTCCGTGGTCCTGCAAGATAGGGAGAGCGAGACAGAGTCGTCCAAGAATCTGGCCGGGAGGCGATTTAAGAGCTCAGCGACGGAGGCGACGACCCAGAGGCGTTTCTCGTTGGAGGAGGATCACCGCTGCCGGAAGAAGATGAGGCGCATGCCGAGTAAGGCCGAgtcggcgagctcgatctcCGACGAGACGACGGAGGAGGACCTCGCCCTCTGCCTCATGATGCTCTCCCGGGGCaagtggaggagagagaaaagccATCGAGGACGAGAGAATGTGGACGATTGGGTAGAAGAGGAGgacgaagacgacgacgaccaagaagatgggaaagaggaagaggacGAAGAGGAGAGCGAGGAATCCGAAGGGCTGGCGGTCAAGGCTCTGAGGAACCAAAACAGGGGAAACTTCAGGTGCGAGACGTGCGGCCGGACGTTCCGGTCGTACCAAGCGCTCGGCGGCCACAGGGCGAGTCACAAGAAGAGCAAACTCGGCGACCCGGCGGCCGCCGAGAACGTGGGCGAGAACGCCAACCCGGGCTCCTCTAAAGTCCACGAATGCCCCTTCTGTTTCCGGGTTTTCGCCTCGGGCCAAGCTCTGGGCGGGCACAAGAGGTCGCACGCCATCAattcgacggcggcggcggcggcggcggcggcggcgagggccgtcaAGAAGAcgagccaccaccaccacgacgTCAAGTCCAGAGCGACGGCGTGGATCGATCTCAATCTCCCGGCCCCGGtcgacgaggacgaggacgaccAGCTGAGCCAGGTCGAGCACTCGGCCTTGTCCGAAGCCGATTCGTGA
- the LOC104442275 gene encoding zinc finger protein ZAT4 — protein MALIVDQQLNFKHFCKICKKGFMCGRALGGHMRAHGIGDEGGHTDDEDPGSNWEDKNIGDNVPPSSKRMYGLRANPNRLKSCRACENCGKEFSSWKSFLEHGKCGAGSEDVGDSYSSSPESEDEEDGVSRRRGCKWSKRKRSLRVKVDNANSNCPSSEEEDLANCLMMLSNGMVDPSSAEPEESCASASKDEERRRPISFIAPLAFRSPPTTDKAKGVIPNKGQGLFECKACKKVFNSHQALGGHRASHKKVKGCFAARVDHAYDWVPDEDAITQDEFFMTKSMASNSPFDHGLSSSLPSTSKRKSKVHECSICHRVFSSGQALGGHKRCHWITSNPADAPALAKLQHLHEQMEQIQQMPGKFIDPDDPLNLKLDLNLPAPSDDLRRDPMHSPTTRFARVSAEMYLQSWLGLHPKESEHNNQHMEENDFNSNKNDNEKNNNMDNNYNDDSNIATTHSAVDDEAESKVKLAKLSELKDVNMSGGSSSWLQVGIGSTTAEEATK, from the coding sequence ATGGCATTGATTGTCGACCAACAACTGAATTTCAAGCACTTTTGCAAGATCTGCAAGAAGGGTTTCATGTGCGGAAGGGCCCTCGGAGGGCACATGAGGGCCCACGGGATCGGCGACGAGGGCGGGCACACAGACGACGAGGACCCCGGGAGCAACTGGGAGGACAAGAACATCGGGGACAACGTGCCTCCCAGCAGCAAGCGCATGTATGGGCTGCGGGCCAACCCTAATCGGCTCAAGAGCTGCCGGGCGTGCGAGAACTGCGGTAAGGAGTTCTCCTCTTGGAAGTCGTTCCTTGAGCACGGTAAGTGCGGGGCGGGCTCAGAGGATGTCGGCGACTCGTACTCGTCATCCCCAGAATCCGAGGACGAGGAGGATGGCGTCTCAAGGAGGCGGGGGTGCAAGTGGTCTAAAAGAAAAAGGTCCTTGAGAGTGAAGGTTGATAATGCTAATTCCAATTGCCCGTCAAGTGAAGAGGAAGACCTAGCAAATTGCCTAATGATGTTGTCTAATGGCATGGTGGATCCATCTTCGGCAGAGCCAGAGGAGTCGTGTGCATCGGCGAGCAAGGACGAGGAGCGCCGGAGGCCGATAAGTTTCATTGCTCCTCTCGCCTTCAGATCACCACCCACCACGGACAAGGCCAAAGGGGTGATCCCCAATAAAGGCCAGGGCCtttttgagtgcaaagcatgcAAGAAAGTGTTTAATTCCCACCAAGCATTGGGAGGCCATAGAGCAAGCCACAAGAAGGTCAAGGGGTGCTTCGCCGCGAGGGTCGACCACGCGTACGACTGGGTACCCGACGAGGACGCCATCACACAAGACGAGTTCTTCATGACGAAGTCCATGGCATCGAATTCGCCATTCGACCATGGCCTCAGCTCCTCGCTGCCGTCCACCTCAAAGAGGAAGTCGAAGGTGCACGAGTGCTCGATATGTCACCGGGTCTTCTCTTCGGGCCAGGCGCTGGGTGGGCACAAGAGATGCCACTGGATAACGTCGAACCCCGCAGACGCACCGGCGCTCGCGAAGTTGCAACACCTGCATGAACAGATGGAGCAAATCCAGCAGATGCCCGGCAAGTTCATCGACCCTGACGACCCACTCAACCTGAAACTCGACCTGAACCTCCCGGCACCATCTGATGACCTCCGGCGCGACCCGATGCACAGCCCCACCACCCGGTTCGCTCGAGTGTCCGCAGAGATGTACTTGCAGTCATGGCTGGGGCTGCATCCTAAAGAGAGCGAACATAATAATCAGCACATGGAAGAGAATGACTTCAACAGCAACAAGAAtgataatgaaaagaataataacATGGACAATAATTACAATGATGATAGTAACATCGCAACAACTCACAGTGCAGTCGACGATGAAGCAGAGAGTAAGGTGAAGCTTGCAAAGTTGAGCGAACTCAAGGATGTGAACATGAGTGGAGGGTCTTCTTCATGGTTGCAGGTGGGGATTGGTTCAACAACTGCCGAAGAAGCAACAAAGTga